GCCGGCAGTTGCAGGCCGCGCTCTCCCGCAGTCGGCAGGAGACGGATGTCATGCAGGACGAGATCACGGCGCTGCGGGACCAGTTGGCGAGCACGTCCTCCCAGCTCGCCCGCCTCCGGTCCGGCAGCATGGCCGCGGCCGGCACGGCCCCGCCCCCTGCCGGGATGGTCGACGCTGTCGCGCCGCCGTCGAGCCCGGCCGCGATGCAGGCGGCGGTCGCCCAGCTCGCGATTCCCGGGGTGGATGCCCGCGTCGACGGGGCGGTTGTGCGGATCGACGTTGCCGCCGAGCGGCTCTTCGAGCCCGGCACGGCCGCGCTGGTGCCCGGCGGCGCTGCCATCCTCACGCAGGTTGCCGGAGAACTCGAGCGGGTGTTCCCCGGCCACTTCATCGGCATCGAGGGGCACCTCGACACGGAGCCCCTGCAGAACGCATCGTGGGGCTCGGCGCACCAGTTGACGGCCGCCCGATCCGCGGCCGTGTTCGAC
This region of Planctomycetia bacterium genomic DNA includes:
- a CDS encoding membrane protein — encoded protein: MIPRAVGVATCWAATLSLACGCANNPFRTAPPAAPSLEPPLGVAAPAHTLPVPSPARPSYADVDGRQLQAALSRSRQETDVMQDEITALRDQLASTSSQLARLRSGSMAAAGTAPPPAGMVDAVAPPSSPAAMQAAVAQLAIPGVDARVDGAVVRIDVAAERLFEPGTAALVPGGAAILTQVAGELERVFPGHFIGIEGHLDTEPLQNASWGSAHQLTAARSAAVFDFLTARTRMHEGQLFIVAHGANHPLVSNATAAGRSRNRRMELVVYPERAAAQR